A window of Chanodichthys erythropterus isolate Z2021 chromosome 16, ASM2448905v1, whole genome shotgun sequence genomic DNA:
TTGTTACAGACAAGCTATGAAAGAAGTAAAAACAGAAAGGGCTCGAATCCAGCTTGGGGTTCCCTTTttatacttcactcgtactgcgtatggggaaaggtctcctttttccccgttactgaagccttttcaataacgcagtgtaactgcatcgccattggttcactcatagacaagttgttgaaccaatgatggcgcggcatagctgcgcggcctattgCGACAGAGCgtgcgaatattcccgccgaaatggacggggtttagggctatataagtgggtgtttcgccataggatttcagttctctctccttcagcgacgacttcacattgctcctcgctgatctccggctgAAGCCTTCACCGCCTGGAAGAAGCTCGCCTGGAAAGAAGCTCTCACCGCGGTCGAAGAGGCTTCCGCAGCGGACTGCTGAGCTCACCAACGAAGAAGCACCGGCGCCCTCGTCGGCGGCCTGGGCAGACCCCATGCAGAGGCCGCGCTCACCGGGACCTCATGTTCTCACAGTGAGAACTCTCTGCGCTCGCGGATTGCCTTCTTTGGTGAAGGCAATCCCACCGCTCGCACCCTCCCGTCTTCATCCTACAgcgagccggctaggaagagacagcggggcagAGCTGCCCAGCGCACGGAGTTGGATGACGTCACGCCGGCTTCCCCGCGTGCTTCACCCTCTTCTCCGCGAGAGCAGTCCACCGTCCTGTTCTCCCGCCCTGAGCTGCGTCCTTCGGCAGATGCGAGCGACTTCGTCTCTTTTGGCGGTTTTGAGGACGAGCCGCTTGATGACTCCATGTCTCTCGCGGCCTCTGAAACTGAAGGTTGGGCCGGTGATTCTGACCCCACCTGCCTTCCCTCGCTGGAGCCCATTGAATGCAAGCCGGGTATGGATGCCAAGCTCTTCTGCATCCTCTCGAAAGCAGTAGAGGTTTTGGACATCGAAAGGGCTCCGCCAGAGAGAGCAGGCTCACGGAGCAGGCTCGACGAGTGGTTCCTGCCGGGTTCCCGCCAGGCCCCTCACCAACGCGCTGCCCCGTTTTTCCCAGAGGTTCACGACGAGCTGACAAAGTCGTGGTGCGGCCCGTATTCTGCCCGCCTATGAACTACACATTATTCAGCTCTCACCTCTGTGGATGGCTCTGAAGAGAAGGGTTATGAGCATCTACCGCCCCTGGACGAAGCAGTGTCGGCTCACCTCTGTCCCCCcacggctgtgggttggaaaacTAAGAGGGCCCCTTCCATCCAAGCCCTGCAGGACCACTTCTGCCCCTGGCTGGCAGAGCATACACGTCCGCGGGCCAGGCTGCCTCAGCGCTGCACACCATGGCGATTCTCCAGGTGTTTCAGGCGAAGCTCCTCCGTTCTCTGGACGAGTCCGGTGTCAATGCACCTGCCTTCCGtgacctccgcagcgccactGACTTAGCCCAGCATGCCACAAAGGCCACAGCTCAGGCCATTGGACGATCCATGATCCATGGTgtttcttgagaggttctaggcAATTAAATCCACCTCGTCCTCTcacctgggacctctctttggtcctcagagctcttaaagggcctccctttgagccactgctttcagctgacctcaggcccctgatgctcaaaaccgctctgctacttgcactagcattgGTTAAGTGAGTTGgcgacttgcaggccctctccgtgagccctgcatgccttgagttcgggcccaacgactccaaGGTCGTTTTGAAACTTAGGCATGGCTAtgtccctaaggtgctctcgacTCCATTCAGAGCAAAGGTAATTTCCCTCTCAGCGCTTCCTCCCTCGTCGGACGAGCGAGAGCTGGAattactctgccctgtcagggcattaagGACCTACGTTGATCGATCACAGCCTTTTCGGCAATCTGCTTTGGCGGCGGCACCAAAGGGTCTTtggtctcaaagcaacgtctttcacgttggatagtcgacgctattgctctttgttactcctctatgggcctcgACTGCTCCATAGGAgttagagcccactccactagaggaatggcttcctcttgggcctggtctagtggagtgtcgattaaagacatctgtgaggtggCCGGCTtgtcctcgccgtccacttttgtcagattttatcatttggacgTCCCGACCTTACAGCTCGGGTCCTCTCGGTATGATCCAGTGGCCTCTATCAAGCTCTGCTTCATGCCActctgggagttaactcccCTTTTTGTAGTGTAACGAGGGTTCGATGGCTCCGGCGttctcacttgtcctctggttccctcTCGGTGCACaagacaagtccagtcgttccctgccATGGCACAGCGCGGTTGAATTCATTCcacatacgcagtacgagtgaagtatcaaaagggaacgtactcggttactaacgtatcctcggttccctgagataaggaacgagtactgcgttacatgccgtgccacgaggctgcggtttcagtgtcgtcgcttatatagccctaaaccccgcccatttcggcgggaatatttgCGCGCTCTGTCACAATAGACCGCGCAACTATGCCGCGcagtcattggttcaacaacttgtctatgagtgaaccaatgacgatgcagttacactgcgttattgaaaaaggcttcagtaacagggaaaaaggagacctttccccaatACGCAGTACTCATttcgtatctcagggaaccgaggtaacgttagtaaccgagtacgtttttgCAGATCACAtcacatatatgtgtgtgtgtacgggTTTGTCAGTTTACATGTAACAAGTTGCGCCTGTGACGACCCGCACCTGATGAGCATCAGCTCTGCTTATTCACGACCCAATGCTAATTTTcactgctcttggtagattgcgttGGTCACTATGTAAATTATTTGATTGCGTcagtgttctttaatttgcacgTCAGTAGTAGATCACATGCAAAAAATTGCGGTCTCACGCTATTTTGCCCCTTATAGTAAATCTTGCcctatttattttaaacttttttgtttgattattttaaaatttaaaatggatAATGTTGTcctaatgtttaattttatgagtttaatgagcgtgtatatatatatattagtagaTCACATGCAAAAAATTGCGGTCTCACGCTATTTTGCCCCTTATAGTAAATCTTGCcctatttattttaaacttttttgtttgattattttaaaatttaaaatggatAATGTTGTcctaatgtttaattttatgagtttaatgagcgtgtatatatatatatatatatagtcttcagtgtcacatgatccttcagaaatcattctaatatgctgatttggaactcaagaaacatttcttattattatcaatgtcgaAAACAGCACTGCTGCTGAATATTTCTGCTACATTCATTTTCCTGGAGTTTTGGATAaatagaaagctcaaaagaacaacatttatttgaaatagatttttcttttaacaATTTGATTTTGAAATCACACTAATTTATCATCCTCAAAGGTCATGGTGTCTTGGAAGATTTATCGCTAAAAATTGGTTTCTGTATCGAGAAAATGAATGAGATTTTTCATTCCTGATCCCTATTGTTGTGCTctataaatgattcatttaatataattcaaattcaagTATTGAATGTTACTCATCACATTTGTATTGTTCTGATGCAGGTTTGGTACATGGACAGCTATACAAACAACAAGATTGTCCGAGAATACAAATCAGTAAGCGACTTCGTGGCTGGGGTTGAATCAAGAACCTACAACCTTCCGTTCCACTGGGCAGGCACGAATCACGTGGTCTACAATGGCTCTCTGTACTACAACAAGTACCAGAGCAACATCATCGTCAGATACAGCTTCGAAAGTGGCCGGGTCACGACCCAACGAGCACTTGAGTCAGCTGGCTTCCACAACGTCTACCCATACACCTGGGGCGGGTTCTCCGACATTGACCTGATGGCAGACGAGCTTGGTTTATGGGCCATCTACgcaaccaatcagaatgcagGGAATATAGTGATCAGCCAGCTGGATCCTCTGACCATCCAGGTGCTAAACACTTGGAACACAGAATACTCCAAACGAAACGCAGGTGAGTCCTTTATGATCTGCGGCACACTGTACATCACCAACTCCCATCTGACCGGGGCTAAGGTGTATTACTCTTATTCCACCAAAACCTCTACCTATGAGTATATGGACATCCCTATCCATAACCAGTACTTTCACATGTCTATGCTGGATTACAACGCCAGGGATCGTGCCCTTTATGGATGGAACAATGGCCACCAGGTACTCTTTAACGTCACgctgttccacattattaaaaCTGACGACGAATCCTGAGAGATGCACCCTCAGGTGAGAGGAAAACTTTCTGCTGACACTGTTTCTGCAGTTATACTGATCTGTAATCACTGTGGTATTGC
This region includes:
- the olfm3b gene encoding noelin-3 isoform X2; the encoded protein is MSQSIEVLNLRTQRDFQYVMKMESQMKGLRSKFRQIESNRRTLLTKNFQELKGKMNELQPLIPVLEQYKTDATLISQFKQEIRNLSLVLTAIQEEIGAYDYEELQQRVLGLEGRLRNCMNKLTCGKLMKITGPVTVKTSGTRFGAWMTDPQASPKNNKVWYMDSYTNNKIVREYKSVSDFVAGVESRTYNLPFHWAGTNHVVYNGSLYYNKYQSNIIVRYSFESGRVTTQRALESAGFHNVYPYTWGGFSDIDLMADELGLWAIYATNQNAGNIVISQLDPLTIQVLNTWNTEYSKRNAGESFMICGTLYITNSHLTGAKVYYSYSTKTSTYEYMDIPIHNQYFHMSMLDYNARDRALYGWNNGHQVLFNVTLFHIIKTDDES